The Brassica napus cultivar Da-Ae chromosome C7, Da-Ae, whole genome shotgun sequence genome has a segment encoding these proteins:
- the LOC125589588 gene encoding uncharacterized protein LOC125589588, with protein MMIQKAMSPTETAIVSVDSFASDFNLMAATQRREAPLAVLWDIENCPVPSDVRPEDVASNIRTAIQLHPVVSGSVVVFSAFGDFNAFPRRVREGCQRTGVKLVDVPNGRKDAADKAILLDMFLFVLDHPPPSTIVIITGDVDFAPALHVLGQRGYNVVVIIPSGVYVNPALTSAGKFVWDWQSIVHGEGFVPLPRPRVGTYLMGCGSNNLDGAVNEDETILYRGVSQSFYSREASSLMVSQFQNECSSSSSMMPSCYPPPGHLESTMWVAPGDLNGLKGQLVKLLELSGGCMPLMRVPSEYQRNFSKPLFVADYGSPKLVDLFKKMGDVIAVDGKGNKRFVYLRSSRTSRVSPPSPPPVVLLRRDNKGKDITVATNGGVSSDELSDTGSVQSERSLEEFKFELQDIMVSYGCRVRMDCFEAVYKQRYKRSLDYMKMGMDQLEQLFDKFSDVVAIYEDPVTGTKLINAI; from the coding sequence ATGATGATACAAAAAGCTATGTCACCAACAGAAACAGCGATCGTCTCCGTTGATTCCTTTGCAAGCGATTTCAACCTAATGGCTGCAACACAGAGACGCGAAGCTCCTCTAGCAGTCCTCTGGGACATCGAAAACTGTCCCGTCCCCAGCGACGTACGTCCCGAAGACGTAGCCAGTAACATCCGAACCGCTATACAGCTCCATCCAGTGGTCTCCGGCTCGGTGGTCGTCTTCTCAGCCTTCGGCGACTTCAACGCCTTCCCTCGCCGTGTCAGAGAAGGCTGTCAAAGGACAGGTGTCAAACTCGTCGATGTACCAAACGGCAGGAAAGACGCAGCTGATAAAGCTATCCTGCTCGACATGTTCTTGTTCGTGCTTGACCATCCTCCTCCTTCCACTATCGTTATCATAACTGGAGATGTTGATTTCGCTCCCGCGCTTCACGTGCTTGGCCAGCGTGGGTACAATGTGGTTGTTATTATACCTTCGGGTGTGTACGTTAACCCGGCTTTGACTAGTGCTGGTAAGTTTGTTTGGGATTGGCAAAGTATTGTTCACGGTGAAGGGTTTGTGCCGTTACCGAGGCCTCGTGTTGGGACCTATCTGATGGGATGTGGTAGTAATAATCTTGATGGGGCGGTGAATGAAGATGAGACGATTCTTTATAGAGGTGTGTCTCAGAGTTTTTATAGTAGAGAAGCTTCGTCTTTGATGGTTTCTCAGTTTCAGAATGAGTGTAGTAGCAGTAGCAGCATGATGCCGTCTTGTTATCCTCCTCCTGGTCACCTTGAGTCAACCATGTGGGTAGCGCCTGGAGATTTGAATGGTTTGAAGGGACAGCTAGTGAAGCTTTTGGAGCTTTCGGGTGGGTGTATGCCTCTCATGCGTGTTCCTTCCGAGTACCAAAGGAATTTTAGTAAACCCCTTTTTGTAGCGGATTATGGTTCGCCTAAGCTTGTGGATCTTTTCAAGAAGATGGGTGATGTGATTGCAGTGGATGGTAAAGGCAACAAGAGGTTTGTTTATCTTCGGAGCTCCAGAACGAGCCGTGTCTCCCCTCCTTCTCCTCCGCCTGTGGTTCTACTGAGGAGAGATAATAAAGGCAAAGATATCACCGTCGCTACCAATGGAGGAGTCTCATCTGATGAACTCTCTGATACTGGTTCGGTTCAAAGCGAGAGGAGCCTGGAAGAGTTCAAGTTCGAGTTGCAAGACATTATGGTTAGCTATGGTTGTCGTGTGCGGATGGATTGTTTTGAGGCGGTATACAAGCAAAGGTACAAGAGGTCACTGGATTACATGAAGATGGGCATGGATCAGTTGGAGCAGCTTTTTGACAAGTTCAGCGATGTTGTTGCCATATATGAAGATCCTGTTACAGGGACCAAACTCATCAATGCCATTTAG
- the LOC106445641 gene encoding E3 ubiquitin-protein ligase MBR1: MNPMQGPRNSDVNQGDNEPVYNTEMNPLVDNEFSNSGTPSGRPTYASSTSQNHNWWRFGESSSASGMETNHQLPQDGYAGGYMRDGPSFLRGSGANAMPQHVNMSMDMDSDGYGAQTSGVVFRHSNYGSSLGSSVQAAGESSSGPASSLGLWGSSCKRKALEGVPSSSFSGETPDFVSQNENAGHPRYGASTPSQTSPNVTSNHFGRTEPMFGGARSVASTNAFHSVRNTDISSRPGRRLNPRQPQESVAFSISLGGTSVRPTGSLQQNILLNAPSSVDPLDVRSTAFASGSSSGEHPTNIVHHPALTRNIHQFSWDRGSGSSGVEMPQWETPRSNPEQPTMFAPPTDIRNPVHDQSMWSFTRGSPVDSPFASRGGPSSAIHGQQQPSNPAWIPPQSGPIHNPTRASELSPWSLFPSIESQSASHGPLLPTGPSLSSNEAAMPSSSNSRSHRSRQRRSGLLSERQNELLHLRHLGRSLAADSDGRNHLISEIRQVLSAMRRGESLRIEDYMVLDPLIFQGMTEMHDRHREMRLDVDNMSYEELLALGERIGDVSTGLSEDVILKTMKQHKCTSSSPELHQYMEPCCICQEEYAEGDDLGTLECGHEFHKDCIKQWVMLKNLCPICKTVALTT; the protein is encoded by the exons ATGAATCCAATGCAAGGCCCACGGAATAGTGATGTGAATCAAGGAGATAATGAACCGGTTTATAACACAGAGATGAATCCATTAGTAGACAATGAGTTCTCAAACAGCGGTACGCCTTCAGGACGACCAACCTACGCAAGCTCGACTTCTCAAAATCATAACTGGTGGAGATTTGGGGAGTCCAGCTCAGCGTCGGGAATGGAGACGAATCACCAGCTGCCCCAAGATGGATATGCTGGGGGTTACATGAGAGATGGGCCTTCTTTCTTGCGCGGTTCAGGCGCTAACGCTATGCCACAGCATGTGAATATGAGCATGGACATGGACAGCGATGGTTACGGTGCACAGACTTCCGGGGTCGTTTTCCGTCATAGTAACTATGGGAGTTCATTAGGAAGCTCAGTTCAGGCCGCTGGAGAGAGCAGTAGTGGTCCTGCCTCTTCTTTGGGTCTTTGGGGTTCGTCCTGCAAAAGAAAGGCTCTCGAAGGAGTTCCCAGCAGCTCTTTCTCTGGTGAAACTCCTGACTTCGTTTCTCAGAACGAGAATGCAGGTCATCCTCGTTATGGTGCTTCAACACCCTCACAAACTTCTCCGAATGTTACTAGTAATCATTTTGGCCGGACAGAACCCATGTTTGGAGGAGCTAGATCGGTGGCTTCAACTAATGCTTTTCATTCCGTAAGAAACACTGACATTTCGTCAAGACCTGGCAGAAGGTTAAATCCGAGGCAGCCTCAGGAGTCTGTAGCATTCAGCATTTCACTTGGTGGAACTTCTGTGCGTCCCACTGGCTCTTTGCAACAGAATATACTATTAAACGCTCCTTCCTCTGTAGATCCTCTAGATGTGAGGTCAACAGCATTCGCTAGTGGCTCAAGCAGTGGTGAGCATCCGACAAATATAGTCCATCACCCTGCTTTGACGAGGAACATACACCAGTTTTCTTGGGATAGAGGAAGCGGTTCTTCGGGTGTTGAAATGCCACAGTGGGAAACACCAAGAAGCAATCCGGAGCAGCCCACCATGTTTGCACCTCCAACTGACATTAGAAACCCTGTGCATGATCAATCCATGTGGAGTTTCACACGTGGGAGTCCTGTAGATTCTCCGTTCGCTTCTCGAGGAGGGCCGAGTTCAGCTATTCATGGGCAGCAGCAGCCATCAAATCCCGCATGGATTCCTCCTCAGAGTGGCCCAATACATAATCCAACGAGGGCATCAGAACTATCCCCTTGGTCTTTATTTCCTAGTATTGAATCTCAATCTGCTAGTCATGGTCCCTTATTGCCCACAGGTCCTTCTCTTTCCTCAAATGAGGCTGCAATGCCATCTAGCTCTAATAGCCGGAGCCATCGCTCACGGCAAAGAAGGTCAGGGTTGTTATCTGAGAGACAGAATGAGCTTCTCCACTTGCGTCACTTAGGGAGGAGCTTAGCTGCTGACAGTGATGGAAGGAATCACCTTATCTCTGAG ATACGTCAGGTGTTGTCCGCCATGAGAAGAGGGGAAAGTTTACGTATTGAG GATTACATGGTGTTGGATCCACTTATCTTCCAGGGTATGACTGAAATGCACGATAGGCATCGGGAAATGCGCCTTGATGTCGACAACATGTCGTACGAG GAGCTATTGGCACTTGGGGAACGCATAGGAGATGTGAGCACTGGACTTAGCGAAGATGTCATTCTGAAAACTATGAAACAGCACAAATGTACATCTTCTTCTCCTGAGTTgcatcagtacatggagccttGCTGTATTTGTCAG GAAGAATATGCAGAAGGTGATGATCTTGGGACCTTGGAATGTGGCCATGAGTTCCACAAGGACTGTATCAAGCAATGGGTCATGCTCAAGAATCTCTGCCCCATATGTAAGACCGTGGCATTAACAACGTGA
- the LOC106445642 gene encoding LOW QUALITY PROTEIN: polyadenylate-binding protein 2 (The sequence of the model RefSeq protein was modified relative to this genomic sequence to represent the inferred CDS: inserted 1 base in 1 codon) has product MAQVQPQGQNPNGSGTAGGTTSLYVGDLHANVTDAQLFEAFSQMGQVVTVRVCRDLATRRSLGYGYVNFATPQDAARAIQEMNYIPLNGKPVRVMYSHRDPSVRRSGAGNIFIKNLDKSIDHKALHDTFSAFGNIISCKVAVDSSGQSKGYGFVQYETEESAQKAMAQLNGMLLNDKQVYVGPFLRRQERDSTANVTKFTNVYVKNLAESTTDDDLKNTFGEFGNITSAVVMKDGDGKSKGFGFVNFDNADDAAKAVEALNGKTFNDKEWFVGRAQKKSERETELKVRYEQSLREAADKFQSSNLYVKNLDDSISDEKLKELFTPYGTVTSCKVMRDPNGISRGSGFVAFSTPEEASKAMSEMSGKMIENKPLYVAVAQRKEDRRAILQAQFSQMRPXAMPPSVGPRMQIYSPGGPGIGQQVFYGQAPPPMIPPQSGFGYQQQMVPGMRPGGGPMHNFFMPMVQHGQQRPGGRRPGGIQHSHHHQQQQVPIMQQQQQQHPRGRMFRYSQGRGSGGPPDVPGMLPYEMPSNMPLRDPVLSQHVPIGALATSLANASPEHQRTMLGENLYPLVEQLEAESAAKVTGMLLEMDQTEVLHLLESPEALKAKVAEAMDVLRSVAAGGAAEQLASLNLNDNLVS; this is encoded by the exons atggctCAGGTTCAACCTCAAGGTCAGAATCCAAACGGTTCGGGAACAGCGGGCGGTACGACGTCGCTTTATGTTGGAGATCTGCATGCGAATGTCACGGACGCGCAGCTCTTCGAGGCGTTTAGCCAGATGGGTCAAGTTGTGACCGTTCGTGTCTGTCGGGATTTGGCTACTCGGAGATCTCTCGGTTATGGATATGTCAACTTCGCCACTCCTCAAGATG CTGCAAGAGCGATTCAAGAAATGAACTACATTCCTCTTAATGGAAAACCTGTCAGGGTTATGTACTCTCATCGTGATCCTAGTGTTCGCCGAAGTGGTGCAGGAAACATATTCATCAAG AATCTTGACAAGTCCATAGACCACAAAGCGTTGCATGATACGTTTTCTGCGTTTGGGAACATTATCTCGTGCAAGGTAGCTGTGGATTCTTCAGGGCAATCGAAAGGCTATGGGTTTGTGCAATATGAAACTGAGGAATCTGCCCAGAAAGCTATGGCTCAATTGAACGGCATGTTACTGAATGATAAGCAAGTGTATGTCGGACCTTTCCTCAGGAGGCAAGAAAGAGACTCTACCGCTAACGTAACAAAATTCACCAATGTGTATGTGAAGAATCTTGCTGAATCAACTACTGATGATGATTTGAAGAACACTTTTGGTGAGTTTGGAAATATTACAAGTGCGGTGGTGATGAAAGATGGAGATGGGAAGTCAAAGGGCTTTGGTTTTGTTAACTTTGACAATGCCGATGATGCTGCTAAGGCTGTGGAAGCTCTGAATGGGAAGACATTTAATGATAAGGAATGGTTTGTTGGTAGGGCCCAAAAGAAGTCTGAAAGGGAAACGGAACTAAAGGTTCGGTATGAGCAGAGTTTAAGGGAAGCTGCAGACAAGTTTCAAAGCTCTAACTTGTATGTTAAGAATTTAGATGACAGTATCTCTGACGAGAAACTGAAGGAGCTTTTTACACCTTATGGCACTGTTACATCTTGCAAG GTGATGCGGGATCCGAATGGCATAAGCAGGGGCTCTGGTTTTGTAGCATTCTCAACTCCTGAAGAAGCAAGCAAAGCT ATGTCAGAGATGAGTGGTAAAATGATTGAAAACAAACCTCTCTATGTTGCTGTTGCTCAGAGAAAAGAGGACAGAAGGGCGATACTCCAG GCTCAGTTTTCCCAAATGAGAC GGGCAATGCCACCATCTGTTGGGCCTCGTATGCAGATTTATTCCCCTGGTGGTCCAGGTATTGGACAACAAGTGTTTTATGGTCAGGCACCTCCTCCTATGATTCCTCCGCAG TCCGGGTTTGGCTACCAGCAACAGATGGTTCCTGGAATGAGACCCGGTGGTGGACCGATGCACAATTTCTTCATGCCAATGGTTCAGCATGGCCAGCAGCGTCCTGGAGGTAGACGCCCTGGTGGGATCCAgcattctcatcatcatcagcagCAGCAAGTTCCCATaatgcagcagcagcagcagcagcaccCGAGGGGTCGCATGTTCCGCTATTCGCAAGGCCGTGGAAGTGGTGGTCCCCCTGATGTTCCTGGAATGCTTCCATATGAGATGCCTAGTAATATGCCGCTACGTGACCCTGTGCTTTCTCAACATGTTCCTATCGGAGCTTTGGCTACATCTCTTGCTAATGCGTCTCCAGAACACCAGAGGACG ATGCTGGGCGAGAATCTGTATCCGCTTGTGGAACAGCTTGAGGCAGAGTCTGCAGCTAAAGTGACTGGGATGCTTTTGGAGATGGATCAAACCGAAGTGCTCCATCTCTTGGAGTCACCTGAAGCTCTCAAGGCTAAAGTAGCCGAGGCTATGGACGTTCTCAGAAGTGTTGCTGCGGGTGGTGCAGCCGAGCAGCTTGCCTCTTTGAACCTCAACGACAACCTTGTCTCTTAA